In one Lycium barbarum isolate Lr01 chromosome 7, ASM1917538v2, whole genome shotgun sequence genomic region, the following are encoded:
- the LOC132604344 gene encoding small acidic protein 1 has translation MKPMVVDYLADMEEQGSTMAMDVDEVDAIDIFGENPLGGEHLLRLADADFFNSFHDDFDDSDIN, from the coding sequence ATGAAGCCAATGGTAGTTGATTATTTAGCAGATATGGAAGAACAAGGTTCAACAATGGCTATGGATGTTGATGAAGTTGACGCTATTGACATTTTCGGTGAAAACCCACTTGGTGGTGAACATCTACTCCGTCTTGCTGATGCTGATTTCTTCAATTCTTTTCACGATGATTTCGATGATTCCGACATTAACTAA
- the LOC132604346 gene encoding late embryogenesis abundant protein 1-like has protein sequence MASAQCSRDQFNSQAEAKSEQWVESGNSRASVNKVEDAIQRARESAQQKREQNSGFLHHTGEQMMHMAQDAVDGVKNTFGIGSNKNK, from the exons atGGCAAGTGCTCAATGCAGTCGTGATCAATTCAATAGCCAAGCTGAG GCCAAATCAGAGCAATGGGTAGAATCAGGTAACAGTAGAGCCTCTGTTAACAAAGTTGAAGATGCAATCCAAAGAGCTCGTGAATCAGCTCAACAAAAAAGGGAACAAAATTCTGGATTCCTTCAccat ACTGGAGAACAAATGATGCACATGGCTCAAGATGCTGTTGATGGGGTGAAGAACACATTTGGAATTGGATCAAACAAAAATAAGTGA
- the LOC132604347 gene encoding protein BLISTER-like: MASAQVMRKQEHLQAGKKKLEEFRKQRAAERAKKSTSKNRAHSTDGGFENQPLENEHTRITDSRGAGTSDAVDGAVLELSRVDVTHDFKNPDLVQKSGFASSYDANASSTHSLYSNDNDASATSTASGNNHGFDSSISVSSHSGDKVFKGDENPKLSEQFSDSYNSSEKTENGGALGSVGFGFNTSHSTANFLSSNPSYSKIAGLFTHDGLGKSVQEEDNRMDLSPENSVDPRLQEKPGYMNRWSSGLTSSSYEDCMRPATSSTNFSSEAGQKNGAMEANSSMVSDIGYDQLNASGFYMTNNSSSWASDSKYDGIISEARTSSCNSKLSPPTVGRRSRPSFLDSINIPKVPAVSPSPAESVSADRFDPKVHPMDTSESSNSRNMMNSSTFSVNGSDQLNHHTEKDTGNMDNHYHSFAQKQNEDFAALEQHIEDLTQEKFSSQRALEASRALAESLAAENSSLTESYNQQGSFVTQLKADIEKLQEEIKAQLVELKAVKMEYANVQLECNAADERAKLLASEVIGLEEKALRLRSNELKLERELEKSQAEISSFKKKMASLGRERQDLLSTIDALKEEKKLLQAKLRKTSDNGKSADVSRSMPSKKDVSTSTEDLREEKIVNTTIDDPNLGAHSTEGPTFSYLSENDQLSLESLSTAIPPDQIRMIQSINTLISELALEKEELMKALSLESSQCSELQELNKDLTRKLEAQTQRLELLTAQSMATGNNQARQPDVLSVQDSTTYADEGDEVVERVLGWMMKLFPGGPSRRRTSKLI; this comes from the exons ATGGCTTCGGCTCAGGTGATGCGAAAACAAGAGCATTTACAAGCTGGGAAAAAAAAG CTGGAAGAGTTCCGTAAACAAAGAGCAGCAGAGAGGGCTAAAAAGTCAACTTCCAAAAATCGAGCTCACAGTACAGATGGAGGGTTTGAGAATCAACCTTTGGAAAATGAACACACAAGAATCACTGACTCTCGCGGAGCTGGTACATCTGATGCAGTTGATGGAGCTGTTTTAGAGTTATCTCGAGTAGATGTTACGCATGATTTCAAGAATCCTGATCTTGTGCAGAAGAGTGGCTTTGCTTCTTCTTATGATGCTAATGCTAGTTCTACTCATAGTTTATATAGCAACGACAATGATGCTAGCGCTACTTCTACTGCTAGTGGAAACAATCATGGTTTTGATTCTTCCATCTCTGTGTCGTCTCATTCTGGAGATAAAGTGTTTAAGGGTGATGAGAATCCAAAGTTGTCTGAACAATTCAGCGACAGTTATAATTCCTCTGAGAAGACGGAGAATGGTGGAGCCTTAGGAAGTGTTGGATTTGGATTTAATACTAGTCATTCTACAGCTAATTTTCTGTCATCAAACCCCAGTTACAGTAAAATTGCCGGTCTATTTACTCATGATGGTCTGGGTAAAAGCGTACAAGAGGAAGACAACAGAATGGATCTTTCACCTGAAAACTCTGTTGATCCTCGTCTGCAAGAAAAACCAGGTTATATGAATCGTTGGTCTAGTGGGTTAACTTCCTCATCATATGAAG ATTGTATGCGCCCCGCAACCAGCAGTACAAATTTTTCGTCAGAAGCTGGGCAAAAAAACGGTGCTATGGAAGCTAATAGTTCTATGGTTTCTGATATTGGGTATGACCAGCTTAACGCCTCTGGTTTTTACATGACCAATAATTCTTCTTCTTGGGCATCTGATTCTAAATATGATGGAATCATTTCTGAAGCAAGAACTTCTTCTTGTAATTCAAAATTGTCTCCACCCACTGTTGGGAGGAGATCTCGTCCATCTTTCCTTGATTCAATCAACATTCCAAAAGTTCCTGCGGTATCCCCTTCTCCAGCTGAATCAGTTTCTGCAGACAGATTTGATCCAAAGGTTCATCCCATGGACACTTCGGAATCATCCAACTCCAGGAACATGATGAATTCTTCAACTTTTTCTGTTAATGGGTCTGATCAGTTGAATCATCATACTGAGAAAGACACGGGGAACATGGACAACCATTATCATTCTTTTGCACAAAAACAGAATGAAGATTTTGCTGCTTTAGAACAG CATATTGAAGATTTAACACAAGAGAAGTTCTCTTCACAACGTGCTCTTGAGGCTTCACGAGCTCTAGCAGAGTCTCTAGCTGCTGAAAATTCATCCCTGACGGAGAGTTATAATCAACAG GGCAGTTTTGTTACCCAATTAAAGGCCGACATAGAAAAACTGCAGGAAGAAATTAAAGCACAACTG GTTGAACTTAAAGCCGTGAAAATGGAATATGCAAACGTACAATTGGAATGTAACGCTGCAGATGAACGTGCTAAGCTATTGGCTTCTGAAGTGATTGGATTGGAAGAGAAG GCACTTCGTCTGAGATCTAATGAGCTTAAACTGGAGAGGGAATTAGAGAAATCACAAGCTGAAATATCTTCTTTCAA GAAGAAAATGGCTAGCCTTGGAAGGGAACGTCAGGATCTATTGTCAACAATTGATGCTCTAAAAGAAG AAAAGAAGCTCTTGCAGGCGAAACTACGAAAAACTTCTGATAATGGCAAGTCAGCTGATGTTAGCAGGAGTATGCCTAGTAAAAAAGATGTATCAACTTCAACAGAGGATCTCC GTGAAGAAAAAATTGTAAATACTACCATAGATGACCCTAACTTGGGAGCCCACAGTACTGAGGGACCCACTTTTTCATATCTGTCTGAGAATGACCAGCTCAGTCTTGAAAGTTTATCGACAGCCATTCCTCCAGATCAGATAAGGATGATTCAAAGCATCAATACATTGATTTCTGAG TTAGCCTTGGAGAAAGAAGAGTTGATGAAAGCCTTGTCACTGGAATCATCTCAGTGCTCTGAGCTGCAG GAGTTAAACAAGGACTTAACCCGAAAGCTTGAAGCTCAAACACAAAGATTAGAGCTTTTGACAGCTCAAAGCATGGCAACTGGTAACAACCAAGCAAGGCAACCAGATGTTCTATCTGTGCAGGACAGCACCACATATGCTGATGAAGGTGATGAG GTGGTTGAGCGGGTCTTGGGATGGATGATGAAGCTATTTCCTGGAGGGCCATCAAGGCGGAGAACCAGCAAGCTTATTTAG
- the LOC132604343 gene encoding carboxyl-terminal-processing peptidase 2, chloroplastic, with product MEALLGSSPSPPFIITRRNPIIAFKVLSWNSLCTTSNNSRLYPILCLKRSGNEKSGSYSPLCYIEQMYKNEMFSQPIWRRSKIFIDKKGLLVIQNGLAFLPRKFITSLRKTVKHSEIFNSKVPDMFVRSCIGLMLVMAVNSAVVKAPSFALTEENILFLEAWRTIDRAYIDKTFNGQSWFRYREDALRNEPMNTRQETYAAIKKMIATLDDPFTRFLEPEKFKSLRSGTQNALTGVGLSIGYPTGKNESAPGLVVISASPGGPANRAGISSGDIILQIGNTSTENMGIYDAAERLQGPEGSSVELTVLHGSETRQLPLIREKVSLNPVKSRICKLSTGGDDAPQIGYIKLSSFNQNASGAVREAIEALRKNNVNAFVLDLRDNSGGLFPEGVEIAKIWLDKGVIVYICDSRGVRDIYDTDGSNVVAASEPLAVLVNKGTASASEILAGALKDNKRAQLFGEPTYGKGKIQSVFQLSDGSGLAVTVARYETPAHNDIDKVGVIPDHPLPASFPKDDESFCNCLQNPASACHLNRVKLFSK from the exons GTGCTTTCATGGAATTCTTTGTGCACCACAAGTAATAACTCTCGATTATATCCCATATTGTGTCTGAAAAGAAGTGGCAATGAGAAATCTGGAAGTTACTCTCCTTTATGCTACATTGAGCAAATGTACAAAAATGAAATGTTTTCTCAGCCAATCTGGAGGCGCAGCAAAATATTCATAGATAAGAAAGGTTTGCTTGTTATACAAAATGGCTTAGCTTTTCTACCAAGAAAATTCATAACCAGTCTCCGCAAAACAGTAAAGCACTCGGAAATATTTAATAGTAAAGTACCTGATATGTTTGTTCGGTCCTGCATTGGACTAATGCTGGTTATGGCAGTTAATTCTGCTGTCGTCAAAGCGCCTTCTT TTGCTCTCACCGAAGAGAATATACTTTTCCTGGAGGCATGGAGAACAATTGACCGTGCATATATTGACAAAACCTTCAACGGTCAAAGTTGGTTTAGGTACAGAGAAGACGCACTACGAAATGAACCAATGAACACAAGACAGGAAACAT ATGCAGCAATAAAAAAGATGATTGCCACTCTAGATGACCCTTTCACCCGTTTTCTGGAGCCCGAAAAGTTCAAAAGTTTGCGG TCGGGAACTCAAAATGCGCTTACTGGAGTAGGTTTGTCAATTGGCTATCCAACAGGGAAAAATGAATCAGCCCCCGGTCTGGTCGTTATCTCAGCTTCTCCAGGAGGCCCCGCAAATAGGGCTGGCATCTCATCTGGTGATATCATCCTACAAATTGGCAATACTAGCACAGAAAACATGGGTATATATGATGCAGCAGAACGGTTACA AGGACCTGAAGGAAGTAGTGTGGAACTAACCGTACTTCATGGATCCGAGACAAGGCAGCTACCATTGAT ACGGGAGAAAGTTTCTCTGAATCCGGTAAAATCAAGAATCTGCAAGCTATCTACTGGAGGAGATGATGCTCCTCAGATCGGATACATCAAACTATCATCATTCAACCAAAATGCTTCTG GTGCTGTAAGAGAGGCGATCGAAGCCTTAAGGAAAAACAATGTTAATGCCTTTGTCTTGGATCTTCGGGATAATAG TGGGGGTCTCTTCCCTGAAGGAGTTGAGATAGCAAAAATTTG GTTGGACAAGGGTGTGATTGTATACATTTGTGACAGCCGTGGTGTTCGAGATATTTATGACACGGATGGGAGCAATGTCGTAGCTGCTTCAGAACCCCTAGCTGTGCTG GTAAACAAGGGGACTGCAAGTGCAAGTGAGATTTTAGCAGGTGCGTTGAAAGATAATAAGCGTGCACAGCTGTTCGGCGAACCAACATATGGCAAGGG TAAAATCCAGTCAGTATTCCAGCTATCAGATGGCTCTGGCTTGGCTGTTACAGTTGCTCGGTATGAAACTCCTGCTCACAACGATATAGACAAG GTTGGTGTAATCCCGGACCATCCTTTGCCAGCATCATTTCCAAAAGACGACGAGAGCTTCTGTAATTGTCTTCAAAATCCCGCCTCTGCTTGCCACCTAAATCGAGTCAAGCTATTCTCAAAATGA
- the LOC132604345 gene encoding uncharacterized protein LOC132604345: MGSLQTKDHKSNPNAKIIEGLKYKVRLLQEEVSEIMCIRENESQVYQQEMISFALKEAEWKQEKKKLKEEVNKLKKKLEDHKEEEKFKGVENQEVVSEKCDNKECHMLVRNSLLEQIREEQVRRDEAIEKWKNLYFVIKNELDELIRRTDQGERLCWRTEEVELLEDLHMELKAKEEAIAYLKEKIASMEKQELKRERDIDILRQSLKIMSYNKKVSSLSKGFYKN, from the exons ATGGGAAGTCTTCAAACAAAAGATCATAAAAGCAATCCAAATGCAAAAATTATTGAAGGATTGAAGTATAAAGTAAGGCTTCTTCAAGAAGAGGTGAGTGAAATAATGTGCATAAGGGAAAATGAGAGTCAAGTTTACCAGCAAGAAATGATTAGTTTTGCTTTGAAAGAGGCAGAGTGGAAGCAAGAAAAGAAGAAACTTAAAGAAGAAGTGAATAAGTTGAAGAAGAAATTGGAAGATCATAAAGAAGAAGAGAAGTTTAAAGGAGTGGAAAATCAAGAAGTGGTAAGTGAAAAATGTGATAATAAAGAGTGTCATATGTTGGTGAGAAATTCATTGTTGGAGCAAATTAGAGAAGAGCAAGTTAGAAGAGATGAGGCTATTGAGAAGTGGAAAAATCTCTATTTTGTCATTAAAAATGAGCTTGATGAACTTATTCGAAGGACAGATCAAG GAGAAAGACTCTGCTGGAGAACAGAGGAAGTGGAATTACTAGAGGATCTACATATGGAGTTGAAAGCAAAAGAAGAAGCCATTGcatatttaaaagaaaaaattgctTCAATGGAGAAACAAGAACTGAAGAGGGAGAGGGACATTGATATTTTGAGGCAAAGTTTGAAAATTATGAGCTACAACAAAAAAGTTTCAAGCCTTTCTAAAGGTTTTTACAAAAACTAG